One window of the Labilibaculum sp. genome contains the following:
- a CDS encoding IS91 family transposase, with translation MGKIENRRTRYDLAAILRENRQYLSTYNLFEQQRKAFRDICACRTSELNGHTCYCNSCNYQRQAYNSCRNKHCPKCQFTKQAKWVDKLQSKLLDCKHFHLVLTIPHQLNGLVYLNQKKLYDALFQAAWQAVGKAASNPKFLGAQTGAVAVLHTWTQTMNQHPHIHMIIPSGGLSDDQMEWVPCMNNFLAPKKVISSLFRGVLCQRISQAIEKKQLNIPEHFQWNRIKNDLYKTGWNVNIEKPISGVQAVIKYLGRYTNKVAISNSRITSVENGKVSFSYKDRKRLVSKTMQLDTMEFIRRFMLHILPHNFYKIRYYGILSSANSKTKKEQIVALMETCMPIPEYEGLSAIEVYTLLTGKDVSHCPKCKKGRILCRALPKPET, from the coding sequence ATGGGTAAAATCGAAAATAGACGAACCCGGTACGATTTGGCAGCTATTTTAAGGGAGAACAGGCAATACTTAAGCACTTACAACCTGTTTGAGCAGCAAAGAAAGGCTTTTCGGGATATCTGCGCATGCAGAACAAGTGAACTTAACGGACATACCTGCTACTGTAATTCCTGCAACTACCAGAGGCAGGCCTACAACTCGTGCAGAAACAAACATTGTCCCAAATGTCAGTTTACCAAACAGGCAAAGTGGGTAGATAAATTACAATCAAAACTACTGGATTGCAAACACTTTCATTTGGTGCTGACCATTCCACATCAGTTGAACGGGCTGGTTTATCTGAACCAGAAGAAATTGTATGATGCACTATTTCAAGCTGCATGGCAGGCTGTTGGCAAAGCAGCCTCCAATCCGAAATTTTTAGGAGCACAAACAGGAGCCGTAGCGGTTTTGCATACCTGGACACAAACGATGAATCAACATCCGCACATTCATATGATTATCCCTTCAGGCGGATTATCTGATGATCAAATGGAATGGGTGCCATGTATGAACAATTTCTTAGCTCCGAAAAAGGTGATCAGCAGTTTATTTCGGGGCGTACTGTGCCAGAGAATAAGTCAGGCAATAGAGAAAAAACAACTCAATATTCCTGAACATTTTCAATGGAACAGGATTAAGAATGATCTCTATAAAACAGGCTGGAATGTAAATATCGAAAAGCCAATATCCGGAGTTCAGGCAGTTATAAAATATTTGGGGAGGTATACCAACAAGGTGGCAATTAGTAATTCCCGAATTACAAGTGTTGAAAACGGGAAAGTATCTTTTAGTTACAAGGATCGCAAAAGGCTTGTTTCAAAAACAATGCAACTCGATACCATGGAGTTTATCCGAAGGTTTATGCTTCACATTCTTCCTCACAATTTTTACAAAATCAGGTATTACGGAATCCTTTCATCAGCAAATTCCAAAACCAAAAAAGAACAGATTGTTGCTCTTATGGAAACCTGTATGCCCATCCCTGAATACGAGGGATTATCAGCCATTGAAGTTTACACTTTACTCACGGGGAAAGACGTGAGCCATTGCCCGAAATGTAAAAAAGGCAGAATCTTATGCAGGGCTTTGCCTAAACCCGAAACCTGA
- a CDS encoding tyrosine-type recombinase/integrase has protein sequence MVAEMQIRNYSPRTISSYISSLTRLSLHYHLSPDLLSLEQFKDYLSERITADKISNSTINQAIGAWRILQCDILKREWSTFKVKRPRTHKKIPQILSPEQVQVLLSCISNIKHHALISLAYATGMRRNEILSLRVEDIDSARNMIIVKYGKGGKQRQIPIKSSLLKILREYYKQYRPSKFLFEGYRPDMQYSPTSFRNILRKAALKSKVNKRITPHTLRHSFATHMLESGLNLKQLQLILGHNAMKTTSIYLHVADTSSIPIPDLLEIKTNETHG, from the coding sequence ATGGTTGCCGAGATGCAGATCCGAAATTACAGTCCGCGTACCATCAGCAGTTACATTTCCAGTCTAACCCGTCTTAGTTTACATTATCACTTATCTCCGGATTTGCTCAGCCTGGAGCAGTTTAAAGATTATTTGTCGGAAAGAATTACGGCAGATAAGATTTCCAATTCTACAATCAACCAAGCCATAGGTGCATGGCGCATTCTACAATGCGATATTCTGAAACGGGAATGGTCAACTTTTAAAGTCAAACGTCCCAGAACCCATAAAAAAATACCACAGATTCTTTCCCCAGAGCAGGTTCAGGTCTTGTTGTCATGCATATCCAATATCAAGCATCATGCTTTGATATCGCTGGCCTATGCTACCGGAATGCGAAGAAATGAAATTCTTTCACTGCGGGTGGAAGATATCGACTCAGCCAGAAATATGATTATCGTAAAGTATGGGAAAGGAGGTAAACAAAGGCAAATACCTATCAAATCCAGTTTGCTTAAAATTCTTCGGGAGTATTACAAACAGTATCGTCCTTCGAAGTTTTTGTTTGAAGGTTACAGGCCTGATATGCAGTACTCACCTACCTCATTTCGTAATATTCTGCGTAAAGCGGCTCTAAAGAGCAAAGTAAACAAAAGAATCACCCCCCATACTCTTCGGCACAGTTTTGCCACTCACATGCTCGAAAGCGGATTAAACCTGAAACAGCTGCAGTTAATCTTAGGACATAATGCCATGAAAACAACTTCCATTTACCTGCACGTTGCTGATACCAGCTCAATACCTATACCTGATTTACTGGAAATAAAAACAAACGAAACTCATGGGTAA
- a CDS encoding HU family DNA-binding protein, protein MSLDYKVIEKGQPGVVGGGEKKFYAQIVNGKEADIDELVKDIERFSALSEADIRGVIIALENVIQDKLSQGRIVRLEKIGSLYPSISSTGELEVAKVSAASIKKVGVNYRAGSRIIKAIKDAGFNKI, encoded by the coding sequence ATGTCTTTAGATTATAAAGTGATAGAAAAAGGCCAACCCGGTGTTGTGGGTGGCGGAGAAAAAAAGTTTTACGCTCAAATTGTAAATGGCAAAGAAGCTGATATCGATGAATTGGTAAAAGATATTGAACGATTCAGTGCTCTTTCCGAAGCAGATATCCGCGGTGTTATTATTGCTCTGGAAAATGTAATACAAGACAAGCTTTCTCAGGGAAGAATTGTGAGACTGGAAAAAATAGGCAGTCTTTACCCATCAATAAGCAGTACCGGCGAACTGGAGGTTGCGAAAGTAAGTGCTGCTTCCATTAAAAAAGTAGGTGTTAATTACCGTGCCGGCAGTCGCATTATAAAAGCAATAAAAGACGCTGGATTTAACAAAATCTGA